From the genome of Sander vitreus isolate 19-12246 unplaced genomic scaffold, sanVit1 ctg430_0, whole genome shotgun sequence:
CGTACATCTCCACGCGTCccctggatccagctgaatctcctgattAGGCCACGCCCATCTCTGattaggccacgcccatttccaccTAGAGTTTTAGGCATGAAAAATCGCAATTTCTgtaaaacctactttttcgatctcctcctcctgcgaccgatctgcacgaaattTGGCAGATAGCATCTCCAGACGGACCGGACAAACACTTAATAAAAGtaatttttataggataaaagTTGCGCATATTACGCACCAACTAATTAGTGTAGCTAACTACGAAATAACTGCcatcaacgccaaactttagattgTTGTTTAGCATGACCCTCTGAAGGTCACCCACGCGTTTtcaaaaattggccactagggggcgctacaagtacaaaaagtttatatctcctGAACGGCTCATCCAACTTTTACAAGATGTGTTGGGTACCAtgtagggccactcctgaggccaaccctagagtggggtactggGGGGTCCAAGTGGGCGTGGCCTGTGGGACACACGTCTAgatttactacttacactaacgtcaacaactttaaatttacagggtagatagacaatgggtcatggaccacacctaccaaacattacacatgtggaccactaggtggcgctataatgttttttgcctttaactcccacattacacatcgcacattagaaatccacgtgttccttgaatcaagctgaatcacctgatataggccacgcccatttctgctTAAATTGTTTTCCGCAATATCGCACAAttcgcaaaaccaactttttcgaactcgtcctaggcggcgcgacggatcagcacgaaacctggtacgtagcatctccagatggatgTGACCAAATACGTTAAAGTTTGCACATTTGACGaccaaaaatgttttcctagctagctaccacacacatattatatcatatctctgccaaattaaatgttatcagcaaggaacttgagatcattgttcaacatcccactacgatgctctgtaccaaatttggcaaagatcggcctttagggggcgctataagcaacgtttatttgttttggccaataactcaatgcatttaaatgggaaatttgcaattgcaatatctctgcaaCAGTAAAGGCAATCAACACGAAACCTGTGATGCTCGTTCGTCATgctgctctgaggctctgtaccaaatatgGTGAAGACCGGCCattaggtggcgctataatcaagttttggcccttttactcaatctaTGTTAATGTcatatttgcaatgggaatgtaccacagaccttgcagctcacacttctccatatttactgacgtttgcctcctaccgttatgttttggttttggtttttgcttttgcGTGCTCCTCTggttttttaaaataaacaaacttcttaagccacctgacaaagtttctacaaccttcagtGGACGAATGCaagtcttttctctcactttttcaatccataATCAGCACCATTCATAGGCCGATACCgtgcaattaaacattgcagttggtgctgagtggagcgtctgtcatagtgtgattattattattattattattatattattattattattattattattattattattattattattattattattattattgcttatGTTGGTGTCATTGATTCTTCATTTCCCACGAAGcgcccacggaggaaaacataaatcggcacCTATGACGCCATTTGCAACAACTTGATCACCCcccccctgctccttcaaccaccacacctgccccccccccgctccttcaaccaccacacctgcccccctgctccttcaaccaccacacctgcccccctgctccttcaaccaccacacctgccccccccccgctccttcaaccaccacacctgccctTCACACCacacctgctccttcaaccaccacacctgccacccccccctgctccttcaaccaccacacctgccacccccctgctccttcaaccaccacacctgccacccccctgctccttcaaccaccacacctgccccCCCGCTCTCCtccaaccaccacacctgccccctgctccttcaaccaccacacctgccaccctcccctgctccttcaaccaccacacctgccacccccctgctccttcaaccaccacacctgccaccccctgctccttcaaccaccacacctgccacccccctgctccttcaaccaccacacctgccacccctctcagtcactctctcatttctctctgctgtcccccGTGGTCAGGGGGGTCAAGAAGTTTGTTTGTTGTAGAGCATTCTTAAAGGAGGTGTTTGGACTGCTGTGACTTTAATTGTGAAGTTGAACTTcctgtttctgtgtctctgtgtccgcAGGTGTGTTCAGGATCAGTTAAAGGTAcgtttcttcttctctgcttgTAGTTTCTGTGTGCGGTCGTCCTCTCACTGTGTCTCTCTGATCAGCTgttggggtcaaaggtcagccgGAGCGAGCAGCCACGACAGCAGCGGCTCAGATCGCTCCAGGTGAGACTTGGCTGTAGTCAGAGCagagtaatcagattacagagcagagtaatcagattacagtgTGTTGTGATGATGCCAGGGCTTTACTCAGTCTCTGTGTGCGTTTCCTTTCTTTatttcccatgagcctttgcagaGGTCAGAGTTCCTAAAAGCCCCCGCGTGAACCCAGCGAGCGAGGAGAGCGAGGCGATGAAGAGAGGTGAGGCAGACTGTTCCTCTGTGCGCTGCTGATCCGACCGTTACGTTCACGTAATTTCTCTTAAAAACACGCTGATTTCTCTGAGCTTTGCTCGgagaaacaaagacaacaacTAGAGACGTAGTCCAACACTGAGCCGTCCATCATGCCGCCACAATATTACAGGAAAAAAGATGGAGTATATGTAGTCTTTTCAACCTTGATGAAGGCAGCCCATACCTGTTTTtaactttcacaataaaagccccagACTGTGTAAATATTCACAGGCCAGTATTTCACATCGTTTATTCGTAGGTTAATGTCTTTCTGTGTAACAtttatctgcctgtctgtctgtctctaaccactctctgtctgtctgtctgtctgtctgtctgtctgtctctaaccactctctgtctgtctgtctgtctgtctgtctgtctgtctgtctgtctgcctgtctgtctctaaccactctctgtctgtctgtctccctgtctgtctctgtctctaaccactctctgtctgtctgtctgtctgtctgtctgtctgtctgtctgtctgtctgtctgtctctgtctctaaccactctctgtctgtatatatttttgtgtttgttcgtTAACCCTGtgttccttgtgtgtgtgtgtctctgtgtgtgtgtgtgtctgtatgtgtctgtatgtgtctgtgtgtgtgtgtgtgtgtgtgtgtgtgtctgtgtgtgtgtgtgtgtgtgtgtgtctgtatgtgtctgtctgtgtgtgcgtttgtttcGTTGCCCCCCTAACTGCAGCGATGTACTCTGTGGAGATTAAAGTGGAGCGGGACAGGCTGACGGGGGAAACCCGGGTTCTGTCCACTAACACCACACTTCCTGTTGACTTCTCTCAGCGAGGGGTCAAAGTTTACGAGGACGAGAGGAAAGGTGATGTCAGCCAATAGAAACACTGGAGGAAAGGTGATGTCAGCCAATAGAAACACTGGAGGAAAGGTGATGTCAGCCAATAGAAACACTGGAGGAAAGGTGATGTCAGCCAATAGAAACACTGGAGGAAAGGTGATGTCAGCCAATAGAAACACTGGAGGAACCAGTGATGTCAGCCAATAGAAACACTGGAGGAAAGGTGATGTCAGCCAATAGAAACACTGGAGGAACCAGTGATGTCAGCCAATAGAAACACTGGAGGAAAGGTGATGTCAGCCAATAGAAACACTGGAGGAACCAGTGATGTCAGCCAATAGAAACACTGGAGGAAAGGTGATGTCAGCCAATAGAAACACTGGAGGAAAGGTGATGTCAGCCAATAGAAACACTGGAGCAAAGGTTATGTCAGCCAATAGAAACACTGGAGGAAAGGTGATGTCAGCCAATAGAAACACTGGAGCAAAGGTTATGTCAGCCAATAGAAACACTGGAGGAAAGGTGATGTCAGCCAATAGAAACACTGGAGGAACCAACCTCCATCACTGTTTTCTGCCTTTGTTGTCGGGTTTTTTGCGATTTTTCGCTTTTGCaattttttctgcatttttgtctggctgcaaaagcgacaaaaatgtcgaaaaaaaggaacaaaaccCTAAAAATCAATGAGGCAAAGTTTACAGAGCTCCGCCTGTACTCTGCTCTTCATCAGAGCGctgctgtacgctgctctacatcagctatatatatatatatatggagatAATGtgatacatgtgtatatatatatggagaTGTAGTCGGAGTAACATGATATATGGGTATATATATGGAGATGTAGTCGGAGTAACgtgatatatgtgtatatatatatatatggagatTTAGTTGGAGTAACgtgatatatgtgtatatatatatagatatatataaatatatctatatatatatatctatatatatatatatggagatGGAGCCTGAGTAACgtgatatatgtgtatatatatggaGATGTAGTCGGAGTAACGtgctatatgtgtatatatatatatatatatatatatatttatatatatggaGATGTAGTTGGAGTAACgtgatatatgtgtatatatatatggagaTGTAGTCGGAGTAACgtcatatatgtgtatatataaatggAGATGTAGTCGGAGTAACATGATATATGGGTATATATATGGAGATGTAGTCGGTGTAACgtgatatatgtgtatacatatggaGATGTAGTCGGAGTAACGtgctatatgtgtatatatatatatatttatatatatggaGATGTAGTTGGAGTAACgtgatatatgtgtatatatatggaGATGTAGTCGGAGTAACgtcatatatgtgtatatataaatggAGATGTAGTCGGAGTAACatgatatatgtgtatatatatatggagaTGGAGCCTGAGTAACatgatatatgtgtatatatatggaGATGTAGTCGGAGTAACgtgatatatgtgtatatatatggaGATTTAGTTGGAGTAACgtgatatatgtgtatatatatatatatatatatatatatatatatatatatatatatggagatGTAGTCGGAGTAACgtgatatatgtgtatatatattgagATGGAGCCTGAGTAACgtgatatatgtgtatatatatggaGATGTAGTTGGAGTAACgtgatatatgtgtatacatatggaGATGTAGTCGGAGTAACGtgctatatgtgtatatatatatatatatatatatatatatatatatatatatatatatatatagagagagagagagagagatgtaatCGGAGTAATGTGatacatgtttatatatatatatacatatggaGATGTAGTCGGAGTAACATGATATATGGGTATATATATGGAGATGTAGTCGGAGTAACgtgatatatgtgtatacatatggaGATGTAGTCGGAGTAACGTGCTATATGGAGATGGAGCCTGAGTAACGTGATATATGGGTATATATATGGAGATGTAGTCGGAGTAACgtgatatatgtgtatacatatggaGATGTAGTCGGAGTAACgtgatatatgtgtatatatatatatatatatatatatatatatatatatatatggagatGTAGTCGGAGTAACATGATATATGGGTATATATATGGAGATGGAGCATGAGTAACGTGATATatgtgagtatatatatatgatatatatagatgtaatatatatatggaGATATGGGATCGTGATATATGGGTGTAtatatgatgatgataacgtgatatatgtatatatggaGATATAGTCGGAGTAAcatgatatatgatatatatatggaGATGTAGCTCGGAGTAACGTgatatatgtgatatatttgGAGATGTAGTCGAGATGGCGTGATATGTCTGTTTATATATGGAGAATGTAGTCTGAGTGTTTTGTGATTTTGTCCCTCAGTGGTCCACGAGATGAGCGGAGAAGACGGTGTGCAGCTGCTCAGCGTCTCCGGAGTCGAGATCTCATCCACAAAGCCGACGAGGCATCCGTGATGTCGCAGACTGTCGCCACGGTGACGTCTCCCGACAGCCGAGGCAGCAGCGGCGGAGGCGGCGAGCGAGGCTTTGCCGCCGGCAGAGATCAGGGAGCTGCGCAGGCCGAGCGGGCGGCGCGAGCATGGCCTGGCAGATACCAGCGCCACTGACCGCTCACCATGGTGTTCATGGGCTACCAGAGCGTGGAGGGCGGGGACGAGACCAGAAGGTGTTTGGTCTGGTTGGCACGGTGACGGCGAGCGCGTGCTCATCGATGACCACGCGCCCCAGCGAGGAAACATCGCCGTGCTGCGCAGGAAGCTCTGCCTCCGCATACCACCAGAAACCTACGAAATGGCCACAGCACCGGTGGGCAGCGGGGAGCCAGTGGCCGAGGAAGTtagggaagggaaggaagggaaggaagggaagggccCAGAGGGAAGGATGGGAAGGAAGGGGAAGGACggggaaggaagggaagaaggaaggaaggacccGGGAAGGAGTAGTGAAGGAGGTGAAGACGAAGAAGCAGCCATGTAAATGCTGCAGCATCATGTGATTTCCGAGTCAGCGTTTTGATGGTTTGCGACTTGCAAACTAAATGACGGAGACTTGACTTGTGTAAAATGTAACTTCATATGCTCGACTTTTACAACTTTTGGTTCTTGAGGACTTATGTTTACTAAGGACTTGACTTGCTTGGGACTTGAGTGGAAGCTGCTTCAATTATAATCATCTGAAAACTAAAAGGACAGAAACTACAGGAACTAAGCTCCACCCACTGCCTAAGCCCCGcctctaacacacacatgaCATCATTTCCTGTATTGTAGTCGGAGTAACatgatatatgtgtatatataaatggAGATGTAGTCGGAGTAACATGATATATGGGTATATATATGGAGATGGAGCCTGAGTAACgtgatatatgtgtatatatatggaGATGTAGTCGGAGTAACATGATATATGGGTCTATATATGGAGATGTAGTCGGAGTAACgtgatatatgtgtatacatatggaGATATTGTCGGAGTAACgtgatatatgtgtatatggaGATGTAATCAGAGTAatgtgatatatgtgtatatatgtatggaGATGGAGCATGAGTAatgtgatatatgtgtatatatatatatatatatatatatatggagatGTAGTCGGAGTAACGTGATATATGGGTGTATATATGGAGATGCAGTCGGAATAAcgtgatatatgtatatatatggaGTTATAGTCGGAGTAACGTAATAtatgggtatatatatatatggagatGTACTCGGAGTAACgtgatatatgtgtatatatttggaGATGTAGTCGGAGTAACGTGatatgtctgtatatatatgGAGAATGTAGTCTGAGTGTTTTGTGATTTTGTCCCTCAGTGGTCCACGAGATGAACGGAGAAGACGGTGTGCAGCTGCTCAGCGTCTCCGAGGTCGAGGATCTCATCCACAAAGCCGACGAGGCATCCGTGATGTCGCAGACTGTCGCCACGGTGACGTCTCTCCCGACAGCCGAGGCAGCAGCGGCGGAGGAGGCGGCGAGCCCCGAGGCTTTGCCGCCGGCAGAGATCAGGGGGCTGCGGGCCGAGCCGGGCGGCGAGCATGGCCTGGCAGATACCAGCGCCACTGTACCGCTCACCATGGTGTTCATGGGCTACCAGAGCGTGGAGGACGAGGACGAGACCAAGAAGGTGTTTGGTCTGGTTGGCACGGTGACGGCCGAGCGCGTGCTCATCGATGACCATGCCCCCAGCGAGGAAACATCGCCGAGCGCTGCGCAGGAAGCTCTGCCTCCGCACACCACCAAGAAACCTACGGAAATGGCCACAGCACCGGTGGGCAACGGGGAGCCAGTGGCCGAGGAAGTtagggaagggaaggaagggaaggaagggaaggacgGGAAGGatgggaaggaagggaaggacgggaaggaagggaaggaagggaaggacgGGAAGGAATTAgtgaaggaggtgaagaagGAGAAGCAGCCATGTAAATGCTGCAGCATCATGTGACTCGAGTCAGCGTTTTGATGGTTTGCGACTTGACGAAAACTAAATGACGGGAGACTTGACTTGTGTAAAATGTAACTTCATATATTCGACTTTTTACAACTTTTGTTCTTGAGGGACTTGTGTTTACTAAGGACTTGACTTGCTTGGGACTTGAGTGAAGCTGCTTCAATTATAATCATCTGAAAAACTAAAAGGACAGAAACTACAGGAACTAAGCTCCACCCACTGCCCTAAGCCCCGcctctaacacacacatgaCATCATTTCCTGTATCTGCTTCTGTTTTATAAACCTTTCTTtaattttttctattttctcgAAGCCTTTTTACTTTTGTACTCCCGTATGTTTCCACTTGTGACGTCTCCTTGATGCATCTGATTAGCATTAGCTTAGCATTAGGTTAGCATTAGGCACACAGTCTACcttaacctctctctctctctataagCTCTGCGATATGAAACACTGGATTAATTTTAGAGTGAAGTATTTATTTGGTCCTGCAGAGTTTCAGGATTCTGTTTGTCGGAGAGTTTCAGCTTTTTTTGGAGGTTTtatgaaagagaaaataaataaacgtgAGGCGACAGACGGGTCGCACAATAACCTgcttgtgtgtatttctgtttcaGATAACACCATCAcatcatacagacacacacacacacacacacacacacacacacacacacacacacacacacacacacacacacacacacacacacacacacacacacacacacacacacacacacacacacacacacacacacacagacacacacacacacacacacacacacacacacacacacacacacacacacacacacacacacacacacacacacacacacacacacacacacacacacacacacacacacacacacacacacaaacacaccagatacacacacaccagatacacacacttaaacttacacgcacacacacgcacaccagatacacacacacatagacacacacacaccagatacacagacacacacacacacacacacacacacacacacacacacacatacatactacacacacacacagacacacagacagactacaGACTGTGGACTGAATAACATTCATGATT
Proteins encoded in this window:
- the LOC144514061 gene encoding paralemmin-1-like, yielding MIQRTDLRSDMEVNESQQDRVQLLSDKRKWQTEIENKKRQLEDDKRALQHLKSKALRERWLLDGAPSSGPEQDDVRRQLEQDETRTLTLEDNIHRLEQELLSLETGSVCQTIIHTAVCSGSVKAVGVKGQPERAATTAAAQIAPEVRVPKSPRVNPASEESEAMKRAMYSVEIKVERDRLTGETRVLSTNTTLPVDFSQRGVKVYEDERKVVHEMNGEDGVQLLSVSEVEDLIHKADEASVMSQTVATVTSLPTAEAAAAEEAASPEALPPAEIRGLRAEPGGEHGLADTSATVPLTMVFMGYQSVEDEDETKKVFGLVGTVTAERVLIDDHAPSEETSPSAAQEALPPHTTKKPTEMATAPVGNGEPVAEEVREGKEGKEGKDGKDGKEGKDGKEGKEGKDGKELVKEVKKEKQPCKCCSIM